The proteins below are encoded in one region of Triticum aestivum cultivar Chinese Spring chromosome 1B, IWGSC CS RefSeq v2.1, whole genome shotgun sequence:
- the LOC123112538 gene encoding uncharacterized protein, with protein MVERKTGSEMNPQAPGPRLPTPSRLHDTGAEHASTRWCTRVAVAFPRAAASAQSPAHRHSPAATARATSPPIQTPPPPTALLRVRLQPHPVSMVLDEVESAGTHSQDYLPHSGSPGRSTAAGGGGRRGANDSWARELLRRGWDLTRTAAMAGAAATAAPVVAPPLIVLSAAGVALSVPFAAYLASLAAANHLTGALLRSCQPPPQPCPQEYDNLEQEFLDASEEYGQEAPAFGHLDTETEQDIVKEEDGSDTSLPLSRDPDVLADDEVEGEFSAPSKPLFQEDDTLVQKKGEDEFSVLNSDQQSFQSNNLKEKEDGVYSENNEEDDKTMEENKCAEETMSQGFYFPELGVPASGGEDDNVVREKGEDGFSVQNSGQQAFQFQSKNFGEIEEEDRQTMEENKPTKETVSQEAPAFGYLDTDETEQAIIKEDKESDTSPLLPRDTGVSESSAPVFADDEVEEVQGEFSAQESGHDSYISNRGNDTEERTPLEGRESTQKETLPRGFGVSASAKPLFPEEDNVAQEKGNDEEAVQVSGEQSFQSKNWNETEDVMYSKEKGDGKTMEENKSMKETVSQGLCFPESRVPTSGEDDDNVVHEKGEGKVAAQDSGQQSFQPKNLNEKVEEDGKTTEENKSTKETLFYESAVPASGDEDNVVQERREGEFSVHNSGQLPFQAKICNEKEEDIRTTEESKSTEVTHSEGSYFPESSVPASADEDKKGEEEFSVHNLGQHSLLSGIGDKKEHGIAMEKKMSTEDMPPRDTVGSESPAPVFHGEDNVVQSKEGFEVAVEGVLEEANTNTDLVTAEVVDSQVEIIVIAAPESEVLPPSTDLVMAEVVDVQVEISATAAPDSEVLSPSNLVAPELHPDIVTGDVNDVYVGIGAALEPESEVLHESNLAACASTADLGIGEISDVQVNIVAAAKPEDEVLPLGNLTECESLVVVETAHVGDIVGIAATRDDVRDFGGLDKQGTECCFVPVASMHDTEDVISSGSTPYFSTIGEEIVDLSDQSSDVGYTVRNEAFRSRVVAESEARYTEEQLREQLDTIRTITGYSDVPSSTLEGELAGLYIFVGVEPPAGSGDTSDRLMALSAELRFLKSIIGVD; from the exons ATGGTCGAAAGGAAAACGGGCTCGGAGATGAATCCGCAAGCGCCTGGGCCTCGTCTCCCTACTCCGTCTCGGTTGCATGACACAGGAGCTGAGCACGCGTCGACACGTTGGTGCACACGCGTCGCGGTCGCCTTTCCACGCGCAGCGGCCTCAGCCCAAAGCCCCGCCCATCGTCACTCACCAGCAGCCACCGCCCGGGCCACCTCACCGCCCATCCAAACCCCGCCGCCTCCCACAGCACTGCTCCGAGTCCGACTTCAGCCTCATCCCGTGAGCATGGTCCTCGACGAGGTCGAATCCGCCGGCACCCACAGCCAGGACTACCTCCCCCACTCTGGCAGCCCCGGCCGGTCTACAGCagctggcggcggcggccgccgcggcgCTAACGACAGCTGGGCCCGCGAGCTGCTCCGGCGCGGATGGGACCTGACACGGACGGCCGCCATGGCCGGCGCCGCGGCGACGGCCGCGCCGGTCGTGGCCCCGCCGCTGATCGTCCTTTCCGCCGCCGGCGTCGCCCTGTCCGTCCCCTTCGCCGCCTACCTCGCCAGCCTCGCCGCCGCTAACCACCTCACGGGCGCGCTCCTCCGTTCCTGTCAACCGCCGCCGCAGCCATGCCCCCAAGAATACGACAACCTGGAGCAAGAATTCCTCGACGCGTCGGAAGAGTACGGCCAAGAGGCTCCGGCGTTCGGCCATCTGGATACCGAAACAGAGCAGGACATCGTCAAAGAGGAGGACGGGAGCGACACTTCGCTGCCCCTGTCACGGGATCCCGACGTGCTTGCCGACGACGAGGTTGAAGGTGAATTTTCTGCACCATCAAAGCCACTGTTTCAGGAAGATGATACTCTGGTTCAGAAAAAAGGAGAAGATGAATTTTCTGTGCTGAATTCAGACCAACAGTCATTCCAATCAAACAATTTGAAGGAAAAAGAGGATGGCGTGTATTCTGAAAACAATGAAGAGGATGACAAAACTATGGAGGAAAACAAGTGTGCAGAGGAGACGATGTCGCAGGGCTTCTATTTTCCTGAATTGGGTGTACCAGCGTCCGGTGGTGAGGACGACAATGTGGTCCGGGAAAAGGGAGAAGATGGGTTTTCTGTACAGAATTCAGGCCAGCAAGCATTTCAATTTCAGTCAAAGAATTTTGGTGAAATTGAAGAAGAGGATAGGCAAACTATGGAGGAAAATAAGCCTACCAAGGAGACAGTGTCACAAGAGGCTCCGGCGTTCGGCTATTTGGATACTGATGAAACAGAGCAGGCGATCATCAAAGAAGATAAGGAGAGCGACACTTCGCCGCTGCTGCCACGGGATACTGGTGTTTCCGAATCATCAGCGCCTGTGTTTGCGGACGACGAGGTGGAGGAGGTGCAAGGTGAATTTTCTGCCCAAGAATCTGGCCATGATTCATACATTTCAAACCGTGGCAACGATACAGAGGAGCGCACACCATTGGAAGGAAGGGAGTCTACTCAAAAGGAGACACTACCGAGGGGCTTTGGTGTTTCTGCATCAGCAAAGCCACTGTTTCCAGAAGAGGATAATGTGGCTCAGGAAAAGGGAAACGACGAAGAAGCTGTACAAGTATCAGGCGAGCAATCATTTCAATCAAAGAATTGGAATGAAACAGAGGATGTCATGTATTCTAAAGAAAAAGGTGATGGCAAAACCATGGAGGAAAACAAGTCTATGAAGGAGACGGTGTCACAAGGCCTCTGTTTTCCAGAATCGCGTGTGCCAACATCAGGCGAAGACGATGACAATGTGGTCCACGAAAAGGGAGAAGGTAAAGTTGCTGCACAGGATTCAGGCCAACAATCATTCCAGCCAAAGAATTTGAATGAAAAAGTAGAAGAGGATGGCAAAACTACAGAGGAGAACAAGTCTACCAAGGAGACGCTGTTCTATGAATCGGCTGTGCCGGCGTCAGGTGATGAAGACAATGTGGTTCAGGAAAGGAGAGAAGGTGAATTTTCTGTACATAATTCAGGCCAACTACCATTTCaagcaaagatttgcaatgaaaAAGAAGAGGATATCAGAACTACAGAGGAAAGCAAGTCTACCGAGGTGACGCATTCGGAAGGCTCCTATTTTCCCGAATCGAGTGTGCCAGCATCAGCtgatgaagacaaaaagggagaagaggAATTCTCCGTACACAATTTAGGCCAGCATTCGCTTTTATCAGGCATCGGAGATAAAAAAGAGCATGGCATAGCAATGGAGAAAAAAATGTCTACCGAGGACATGCCACCACGAGACACTGTTGGCTCTGAGTCACCAGCTCCAGTGTTCCATGGTGAAGACAATGTGGTTCAGAGCAAGGAAGGATTTGAAGTTGCAGTGGAGGGAGTGTTGGAAGAAGCTAATACTAATACCGATCTTGTTACGGCCGAAGTGGTTGATTCTCAAGTGGAAATTATTGTAATTGCCGCACCTGAGAGCGAGGTGCTGCCACCGAGTACTGATCTTGTAATGGCCGAAGTGGTTGATGTGCAAGTGGAGATTAGTGCAACTGCAGCACCAGATAGTGAGGTCCTGTCACCGAGTAACCTTGTGGCTCCTGAGTTGCATCCGGATATTGTTACAGGGGACGTTAATGATGTGTATGTTGGCATTGGTGCTGCTCTGGAACCTGAGAGTGAGGTGCTGCATGAGAGTAACCTTGCGGCTTGTGCTTCAACGGCAGATCTTGGTATTGGGGAAATTTCTGATGTGCAAGTCAACATTGTTGCTGCTGCGAAGCCTGAAGATGAGGTGCTGCCACTGGGTAACCTCACAGAATGTGAGTCACTGGTGGTTGTGGAAACTGCACATGTTGGTGACATTGTAGGAATTGCTGCAACGAGAGACGATGTAAGGGATTTCGGTGGTCTAGACAAACAAGGCACGGAATGCTGTTTTGTCCCAGTGGCGTCTATGCATGATACTGAAGATGTAATATCCAGTGGGAGCACACCGTATTTCTCCACCATTGGTGAAGAAATCGTTGACCTGTCCGATCAGTCAAGTGATGTGGGTTACACAGTGAGGAATGAAGCATTTAGGAGCAGAGTTGTTGCTGAGAGCGAG GCTCGCTACACCGAAGAACAGTTGAGGGAACAGCTCGACACGATAAGAACAATAACCGGGTACAGTGATGTGCCTTCTTCGACACTGGAGGGCGAACTGGCAGGACTTTACATATTCGTGGGGGTGGAGCCCCCCGCCGGCTCAGGCGATACCTCTGACCGCCTGATGGCGCTCAGTGCGGAACTACGGTTCTTGAAATCGATCATCGGAGTGGACTGA
- the LOC123112541 gene encoding xaa-Pro dipeptidase-like — MSESFSLAPPGVSIAEVHAGNRERLVAALRNHLSAAGRPLRGGIVLLQGGEEQTRYCTDHVPLFRQESYFAYLFGVREPGFYGAVDIASGQSILFAPRLSPGNVIWMGEKDLPYFKDMYKVDLVFYVDELAQVLRRQFSEHGHGEPLLFLLYGRNTDSGNYSRPASFDGIDKFDTDLSTLHPILTECRVIKSDMELALIQHANDVSSEAHIKVMRRIKPGMKEQKLANIFCCHASMYEGCRHCAYTCICATGQNTSILHYGQNDGTVNDGDMALMDMGAEYNFYGSDITCSYPTNGKFTRSQAVVYNAVLKAHNDVISHMRPGVNWIDMHKLAERRILESLKEEDIIHGDIGDMMERRLGAVFMPHGLGHLLGIDAHDPGGYPEGLERPDEPGLRSLRTTRELKQGMVITVEPGCYFIDALLRRARDDPICSEFFNWEKIEMYRSFGGVRIESNVYVTAQGCKNLTNCPREICEIEAVMAGAPWHSRDSCSSATTIENGLPKA; from the coding sequence ATGAGCGAGTCCTTCTCCCTTGCTCCACCCGGGGTGTCCATTGCGGAGGTGCACGCCGGCAACCGCGAGCGCCTCGTGGCCGCGCTCCGCAACCAcctctccgccgccggccgccctcTCCGCGGCGGCATCGTCCTTCTCCAGGGCGGCGAGGAGCAGACCCGTTACTGCACCGACCACGTCCCGCTCTTCAGGCAGGAGAGCTACTTCGCGTATCTGTTCGGGGTGCGAGAGCCGGGGTTCTACGGCGCGGTCGACATTGCTTCCGGACAGTCCATCTTGTTCGCTCCAAGGTTGTCACCTGGCAACGTTAtctggatgggtgaaaaagatttGCCTTATTTCAAGGACATGTACAAGGTCGATTTGGTCTTCTATGTTGACGAGCTTGCGCAGGTTCTCCGACGTCAGTTCAGCGAGCATGGCCATGGAGAGCCGCTTCTCTTTCTCTTGTACGGAAGGAACACCGACAGCGGGAACTACTCAAGGCCCGCCAGTTTTGACGGGATAGACAAGTTCGACACCGATTTAAGCACGCTCCATCCTATCTTGACTGAATGCCGTGTCATAAAATCTGACATGGAGCTTGCCCTCATTCAGCATGCCAATGATGTCAGCTCAGAAGCACACATCAAGGTCATGAGACGGATCAAGCCAGGCATGAAGGAACAAAAGTTGGCGAACATCTTCTGTTGCCATGCATCAATGTACGAAGGCTGCCGGCACTGCGCCTACACATGCATATGCGCCACTGGACAGAACACTTCCATTCTTCATTATGGACAAAATGATGGGACGGTGAACGACGGAGACATGGCTCTGATGGACATGGGAGCCGAATACAACTTCTACGGCTCTGACATCACATGCTCATACCCTACAAACGGAAAATTCACAAGAAGCCAGGCAGTTGTGTACAATGCCGTCCTCAAGGCTCATAACGATGTGATATCGCATATGCGGCCTGGAGTGAACTGGATCGACATGCACAAGCTGGCAGAGCGGAGGATACTCGAGTCTCTGAAGGAAGAAGATATCATCCATGGTGATATTGGCGACATGATGGAGAGAAGGTTGGGTGCCGTCTTCATGCCTCATGGTCTCGGGCACTTGCTTGGAATCGACGCCCATGATCCCGGAGGCTACCCCGAGGGTTTAGAGAGGCCGGATGAGCCGGGATTGAGATCCTTGCGGACCACAAGAGAACTTAAACAAGGCATGGTTATCACGGTCGAGCCGGGATGTTATTTCATTGACGCTTTGCTGAGGCGTGCTAGGGATGACCCAATTTGCTCAGAGTTCTTCAACTGGGAAAAGATAGAAATGTACAGAAGCTTTGGTGGTGTGCGCATCGAAAGTAATGTGTATGTGACGGCGCAAGGATGCAAGAACCTCACGAACTGCCCCCGAGAGATCTGCGAAATCGAAGCGGTAATGGCTGGCGCGCCATGGCATTCACGTGATTCCTGTTCCAGTGCGACAACAATAGAGAATGGCCTTCCCAAAGCCTAA